The segment cgaagttttattaaaatcgggCATTCTAAGCCCATACACTGTGGAGTTCAAAGATCAAATTCTGCATTATTTGGAAATGCTCTGTGTACcatatcaaaataatttttatttttcgcaCATATTTAAATTAGTGGAGTTAATCGTATATAGttcgatatttaaaatagagtGAAAAAACATCTAAATTAATCCTTTGGGGCATTTAAAAAGATTATAGAATACGCAAGTGAATACTGTGGTTTGGTGTTGcaacatgtaaaatttaaaccaGTGAAGATACAAATAATCTTTTTTCCCTAATTCTTAGCTCATAGGGAGGAAAATAGTGCTATAAGGGGGTAAAAAcgaataaatttgattttgttaacACTTAATATACGAATGAAGTGTTACTTGAAATTCCGGTACCAAGACTATTTTTGAGTACATAATATTGAAATAAGAAACATGAAGTTAAACATGTGGAGGCCGCCGGTGTTAATGAGATTCTATAAAATATGACTTTTTGttcttaagttttctttaatattgaatatagaataaagaaattaaacattaaacgtCCTGAGTTAATGAAGgtttgtagaaaaatatttttagtacattttCATAAGGCAGTCTACTCTAGTAAACGGAAATCTGTAGGAAGGGAGTTTTTCgtactttttgttctttaaatagTACTTTTAACTTTTCAATACACCACAATAATGGAGAGGTTATAATGAGTTTGTAAGGATGTTTGTAAAACACAAAACTATTGGTCCTACActaaccttaaagtatacccagcggttcgacaaagagtcaatgcatacgaaaaacaCAGTTATTTCCaataatagttaaccacctggatgacttcaattcgtatgtttttggtctttcgtcacaaataaactctttgtaatcgagaagacggtcgtcactttagtgtcccctttgtaagcgagagcggaggcaatcgtctcctTACTGTCTCtaagtaatctagagattaaactcttaaaagttgttttcgttttattgaacttccgaaagtagttatttgagtcaaccagatggtggtaTATTAGTAGAATGTaacaatcatttctccaaaagatgggtaaatcttttggagaaatgattgttactttctactaatatgccaccatctggtagactcaaatttatatctttctggtcaatcgtcacattgatgTCACATAgtatttatttccattaatatcttaccacctgttggctccaattcgggtgttttgggccattcatcaagaataaaagtaaatcgtcaCTAACCAAGAACACGTCCATgtcctagttttatagcaataaaagtagcgccagttaaatagctagtaatgTGATTGACTTCTAAGAACCCATTTGGCGATTACCATCCATTAACTATTTTTGACCGTCTTTTGACTGTCCCTTTGTAGactgacgattgacttcctcttaggacaagcccatattaaaatggttggtcacctgggtggTCAGGTGGCTTGGGGCTACAACAactggtaggttaagtggtatGTTCGGGACTgacccgtcgaactgctgggtaccgATTGGTTCGGAATCACTTCCAGAatagatttagctatgtccagcgtacgaccttaaagtataccgttTGGCTCGGAATCACTTCCAGAatagatttagctatgtctggcCGTCTGTATGTTCTTTTTGTGATGATGAAATCTGGCATATTCTGTTCTtgtaaatggttaaaatcggttcattagaCCGATAGTTACAttcttatttgttattgttttaagttGATttgagttgtaaaatattttgcaaatttttcttaatgatGAGTAAAAGGAGCAAAATGTTTGCTTTTGTATTTGTTatgatagtttttgttttaaattgttaaatttaacaaatttagaaGAAATTCTAATAATAAACACACCTGCATATTTCTTGTATAGCAccgtgtaaataaaaataaaatttatttataaattttttaacacaaatccttcgaaatacaaatttgaatattttactgtattatataattaattttgaattcttctttttctaaatttattctAAAGACTCTTCAAcagcattaaaaaatatataaaaatttgtagcaGACacgttttgtttaaaagttcttAAATTCTTAAGtgcatatatttttatgatcTCATACATATTTAGcaattatttgcttaaaattaaaaaaacagtatgtataaaaacattggcattttgacaattttcaaaattctgaGTATTCTAagcacaaatatataaaatataactagATATTTACGTAATTCTTTAAAGTTTCATTAGATGTATTCATTCTGTCATCTTATTTTAAAGCAGAGCCAATATTGGCAAACTACATTTAGAACGTTAaatgaatcatttaaaaataaaagtaaatcccATGTTGAATTGAATacaaattacagtttttttatattgaaaaatatttgggCATAAATTTGCcaacaaaatattatgaataataataataaaaaataaataaataacctttaaaaatattattacagtttttacacattttaaatattttattaaaaattcttttgtttatttcagtCAGTTAGAGTATTGTTGTACTGAAATTAATGTATGGCCTAcataatttacttatttatgtaaattagttttgatttctttacttaattttgttaaattagtttaaattattaaatgctTCGGGaaaaaattaatcatttaacagaaaacaaaagaaataaaaaaaaatttgtaataaatatttgtttggtgAGTTTTGAAAaccaatgttttattttttttaatctcacATTAAAAGCTCATTAATAGCAcgaaatgtgaaaaatgttgtgcaaaaatcaaacatttgttttagtggtttaagatacaaaataaattaataaattactttatttagtttcggttatttttgttaaagaaaattaaaaatacgtcATAGACTTATGGTACGTTcagacctatcaaatatttggcGAAAAAGACTTAAccactatttttttctttaatttatttttgtttctgtatGATTTTTGTACTAATTGCAAATAATGCCGAAACAAATAATAACGACATTCAAAGGTGATGTCGTCAAAAATAGattatgtttgttgaaatagatataaagttaaatgaaatcaaaaagtagattttttaggtagattttgtcaaatatttgatagatgTGAACGTAGCTTTAGGAACTTAATGCTATTTTGTTTAGTGTTATAAAGGTCGGTAGATGACTATAAGATTTATTAAGCGATAAAACATTGAATTTCCCTTTTCCCCGTGGATCCGCGAATGGTAATAAAGATCTACTTTGATGTACCCATTGTGTAtggcaactaactaactaactaactatctaactaactaactaactaactaactaactaactaactaactaactaactaactaactaactaactaactaactaacaaactatctaactatctaactaactaactaactaactaactaactaactaactaactaactaactaactaactaactaactaactacctaactaactaactaactaactaactaactacctaactaactaactaactatctaactaactaactaacttataaAGCCCCCTGCAGGGGTCTAATTCCCTTTGTCACCCGTGGACTCGCTCCTGTAataattggtgtagggtatcttATGTTTCGcaattgattttataaataagtttgtttCCCCCATATACCCAAAATTACGGATTTATGAGAAATATTtcgaaagatttttaaaatagtttttttttattgctctCGTATTTAGTACACTAGTTAATAATACTTAAAAGTGTGTTCCACGGGATACCCTAgctccatacaaactcccctgcAGGGCCCCAATTCCCTTTGTCACCCGTGGACTCGCGCCTGCACTCATTAGTGTAGGTTATCTTATGTTTCGCAATTGATTTTATAAATgagtttaattagttttttccCGATATGACCAAAATTAGGGAATTTATGAGAACTATTtcgaaagatttttaaattatttttttttaattttctcgtACACCACGGGATACCCTAGGGTAGGTATGTATATCCCGGTAAATGGAAACATGCAATatgcaacatatttttttattttgataaacaaatttaataaaaacaattaagaaaatattatggGACATAGCCGACCAATAACTTGTAGTAGGGTATAATTTATAAACCATGGTTTAGAATTAACTGTTAATTTCATTTTGTCTagaatatatgtttgtatttttattattttattattttaaggaaGTCAACTGacccaaaataattaaaagtaataaattaaaagtttgcGGATATGATTAAccttaaaagaatttattttttcagaacttattttttttttttgaaatcggaAGCGccctatttatttaataaacaaaattgcagACTTTCATTGAAACCTAAAAAATTAAGCACTATTGAAATGCACctttcaaaaatacaaaaaaaaaaaaaaaacaagaagcaCTCAAAACCAATTCCCTTTTTATGGaaacagcaaaataaacaatatttttttttatttttgcttttttcataaaaccatCTTCAcccaaatataaaattgaatgaCTAGAAAGAAAAAACCAGAATGACAAGTcggaaaaaaaacattgaattgaATGAGAAAAGACATGAGCACACTACTACGTGTCTTAAAACCCTCAAGTAAATGCGTCTAAATATGGCTTAAACGCAACGCAGttggtaaacaaaaacaaaaaatacaacaactaaaatTCATGCATATTCAAATAACTGTTGCTTTAGAAGTTAATATGAGAGgagtatatatgtgtgtatgtgtgtataggAATGATTTACAACACCATGACAAAGATGGGTTAACCGCTGACATTTCTCACTTTGAaatgcaaaaactaaaaaaagaaataaataaataaataaataaataaataaataaactataaacaattATGAGCTACGATTAAGTCGCTGCTGTCGCTACTCAAAAACTGCTGCTGTTCCCAGTAAATATTATGCGCTGCCTACATTAAGCCGGCTTTATGAGCAGCATGGTTTTAGTTTGTAAGCATTGCAGCCAagttaagttgttgttgttgctgttttggtttttttctttcgGTTAGTTGAGCGAGCGACTGAAGTGCGTATCGTATATAAGAAGAATATTTGCACGTTTAAAAAACATAGCCCAGAGTACACTTGAAACGTGCACATCACTAGCCAACCATTCATAGTTCAATAGTCTactgaaacaaaaaaacaaacaacaaaatgttcaaatttgtgttaatttctTGCGTTTTGGCTGCCGCCATTGCTTTGCCAATTGTGagtgaaatatttaatgaagttttatttcttttttttttaatttaacaagaacttggtttaaatagaattttagaaCTAAAACGAAAATTCCTGttaagaattatttataaagtgaagtgtttttttagaaaaaaaaaaaataaaaaagttctcaCGAGTACATAAAAAGAACGTTTAAAAACTGTAAAACtaatgtaaatgtttaaattttaaacacgaTCTAAACAAAATTCCCTTTAGGGTTTTTTAACTGTTCGTCTGGTTGTGGTTGAGAACTACAAAAAaccctaaaaaaaattgtttacaaatttgtttaaatttgaaaatttattaaaaatgacaCCTTCTGCTAAAAATGGTAACAACGTTCGTTTAAGTGGcattaactaaatattaaattaattgtgATTGATATCAATaacgaaattattattatttttttattattattgctggGTATTACCCAATCGTTATATACACACGTACAACAAATGTACAAGCTGTTAACTTGAAGGTTAACAACCAAAAATAACCAATcatcaccaccaccaccactactACGTTCGTCAACATCATCATTTACAACAGCATCGTCTGCAACAACATCCCAGTTTACAACTAAACTCTTTAGTGTTTAAAAACCACAACCACACAcattgttaaattaataatattagctTTGAAAGTTAATAAAACAGGGTGATGCTGTAAGTGATGTAAAGTTGAATGTTGAATCTTTTATTTGGAAATAGTTTTTCAGTGATcgatttttcattttagtttgcAATGATTAAAGTTTACGATCACTTGCTACTGTTGCCCGTAAATTAAAGCGAGATCAATGTAGATCAATCTAAAGTGATCGAGTCTGCAATTAAACTTGCAATTTACACGATCACTCTCTTATATTCTTCTTAAGGTATAGAGATATTGCTATTTATTTGAACAATATATCAGTCTAATCCAGAACTTGGAGAAACATTTGAATGAAGAATATCAAAGATCATAAGAATTGATTGTTCTTACTCAATCTGTTGAGGATTTTTAATGATCGCATCAAGATTAAACTTGATAAGTTTAATCAACACGATCACTTGCTATAGAGATGATCGAAATAATAGTATCATATTCTATTTAACAATCTCTGAAATAATGGTTATCTTGGGGATCATAATTTAATTTCCAACTTGAATACGATCAGtattacttttatgttttcaacattatttcgaatattaaaacatttggcCATGATCGATACTACATTTGAACTAGGAACGTTTAGGTTACACTATAACCTTTAAAGTTATCTGTACTAATATTCTCATGATCAATAGCACtaacttttagaaaatataaatacaatccATCCATGAAGTATACATCACGATCGTTATTAatttggagttttttttaattaacatcaaaagaaatatttttccagTCAAAAATCacgtatttatagaaaaatcgaTACCACGAATaataaatccaaagaaataGGATAAGCCTCTCAAGTtctcttaaaataatatattctttGATCTCTCAATATAAATATTGAGATCTCCTAACTGAGATGAATAACTCTCTTTTTGTAGAACTCTTTTCACACTTACTTATTCTATATTCTCTAAAGCAATTGTGGGTGTTggataattttttgaattttgaaattttgtggtGTGTAATTTAAtcatttctaaaacaaaatactaataattatttgaaaaaatcgaattaattacaaaaacaagttggcaataaagttgttaaaaaaaagaaatacgcAGACATAGTATAAAAAAGAGCATCAAATAAACCAGtaattagatttaaaatataaattagaaCAAAAGAAAATGAGTATCAATATTCAACAGATTTcataatatatatatgaaattaatatttttaaatgtctaaatgatgaaaaaattgttgtaatatgAAAAACGTAAAACGTTCATCATCAATTAGAAAAACTATCATCATTTTACTAATAGTGAATACGCAAAAAGTCAACAGGTTTGCTTAGGTGTGGTATACGATAGTAATAGCTGTCAATCATTCAATATTGTGCAACTAAGCGCGTAAATGTCAATCACCATCATTGTGGTCGGCAAACTCTGGCTGcagggcaaaaaaaaaaaaaaatagaaaaagatgtCATAAATCAATCATAATTAAAATTAGCTAGAATTCTAAAATAACAAGCTACATGcatgaaaatgtgaaaaaataaaactaaaatacaatttCTGTTTAAACCAATAGcttaagaaagaaaattaaacaatgtttattaatttttttatcctCTCTCTCCATGCAGACCCAAGAGGAAGCCGAGGAAAGAGCCGAATTGGAACGTATCCAAAATGAATCTGCCCAATACTCCTTCAATTCTCATGTCGAAGATAAGATCAACGATAACATGATCGCTCGCGAAGAAACTCGTGATGGTACCAAGGTCAGTGGCATGTACTCTTACAGTGATGGTTTCGTTATGCGTACTGTCTACTATGAAGCCGATGAAAATGGTTACCGTGTAGTCAAGGAAGATACCCAAGAAATCGGTGATGGTCCTCAATACAATCCTGAAGGTCAAGCTGATGTTGAAGGTTCATTGATTGGCAAATACTCCATCAAGTTGGATCAAGATAAGGAAGATCCTCACTACAAAGATGTCCGTGCTTAAGtgaaaatacacacatacacacacacaaaagtaAATGaagatttcatttatatttctaaCATTTAGAAATAGAGACTGAGCCAAGAAATcgaattattaacatttaacatttaacttttaaatcacatgagatatttttgttgtattgttttgttaataGTAGTAGAGTcttaaaactatgtaaaaacaaataaaaattatacatttaagaaaaaatatataatgtgtTGTGATTTTAATTTCGAGGGGAAGTGTAAATACCACAAATTGagtttgttagaaaatttttctttcacatAGATCAAGTACTCTAGCTATCTAACATCTGACTATTGCTGCTTCGTTGCTTTACTTCCGAGAAGCTAAAATATTACTTTCGTCTTTAACCTTACAAATGGGATGATCTTTGTTTTGCGGATTCTCATCCGCCAAACAGTTGTGTTATAAAATTGAGTTACTCTCAATGATAATGATCGTATAGAGTTTTTGGCCCATAAATTTTACTGGATGAGAACACAGTTGTGGTTCTCTTAGAAAACTTCTGCAAGGCCTAAGACTTAAAACTTTTGATCCGTATTATACTAATTGCAGTTGAAATATTGAAAGTCCACACGGTAATTATATTCTTGGATTAGACCCTTCAGAATAACAAGACaggtctttatatacatacatgaacTAATGCTTAATGTTACCCTGATCTTTCACAAGGGATATATGTAATATCTGGCAAAGTTTTGCACGAttgtatttttctaatttatattaaatgttgagTATGGCGTGACCTATAAGCGACCATGTAAGCATTacattacaattacttgttatTCTACTTGAAGTTtctccaattacaattacttgtaatttgtaATTGACCAATACATGtcattgtaattaaagttttgccaattacaattatttgtaattgaattCACATTTACAAGTTATTGTAATTGgaaatgttttaattacaattacaagtaattgtaatttgcaaaacttcaattataaatacttgtaattgttaaacttttttgccaattacaattatttgtaattgaagtttaccaattacaattacttatacCATTAATTTCAGTATCACTTATtacaaattacataaaattattaGGATCATAATTCACATTTACAAGTTATTGTAATTGgacatttttaattacaattacaagtaattgtaaaacttcaattataattacttgtaatttttaaactttgataatacattttaattagaattacaagtaattgtaattggtaaagctacaattacaattacaattacatcaAAAAATGCAATCATTACGCGCCATGTCTGCTCTCTAGTGCTTACAGTGTTCTTATAGGGCAAACAACTTTCGCTGATCAAATAGTCGTGAAAACAAACTTGTATTGTAGTTGTATTCCCACCGGCGAAAGTTACTTTATTGATCTTTCCCGATCTTGAAGTGATTGTGATTAGGGGGAAATAGCTATCACCAGTTTATCTTgtcctttttttgtaattgtttgaCTTATGCAACGGAAATTGGTAGCCCACAGAGCAGAGATTTTGATTTTGGTTATTGTACATGTCCTTTCGGGTTGCATGTTGGACCTGTGGTTAAAACCAAACTTCGGAGGATGTGaatcttatataaaaaactgattCATAGTGAAATTTATATGTCGTGTTAAGTTTGGTGCTATTGCCGAGGCAACAGATACCTGGCAGTGTTATTGCAACTCACAGTACAAGAAGTGCTACCCATTCCTCTAGTATAAACAGGTGGTGACAAATCTATCCGGTctttctttaaaatgattttaccTGGGATCAAACTAAATATTCTTATAGTGAATCTTATATTAAAGACTGATCATAGTGAATTCTAAAAGTTTGGTGCTATTGCCGAGACAATAACACCTGGCAGTGTTATTGCAATTCTCGGAataagaggtgctaccaattcCTCTAGTATAAACAGGTGGTGTAAAATCTATCCGGTCTTTCCTTGAAATGATTTGTCCTGGGGTCAAACTAGATATTCTTATAATATAGTGCTATAGGAACCGGTAGCCCACAGGGCATAGTTACAGATTTAGTTTTGTCCCTGAGACTTTCGCTGATCGTTGGAATTGAGTTGGTATCAAGTGTATATGATAGAGGAGTCCGGCATACCATAGACTCACTCAATCGTATACCTACAATTAGTATGTCTGACGCATTTTAAAAGAATGTGTTGATAGAGGAGTCCGTTGAGGAGGGTGTTGAGGAGGAGTGTAtagaaaataacatttattttcaagttttgAATATATCAATATCTATAGGAGATAAGATCGATGCAATGTTTTCGATAATtcagtaaaagtaaaaaaaaaataataacaaatatcaattgaatttccaaaaaattcttcaataacaaatattctttatttaattcttaGTCATACGAAAATGAAAGTCAAATTTCCCTCGATTTCGAAAAATACTTTCAAACCATAAATCCACCTCACATGACCATTAAACAAAAGAGCCGAAAAAAAATCTCACTTTctaatatttttaccaaaatttgtttctaatttggtttgtttttgtcTTATCGAAAGAACTATTTAACTACTTTATTAGTTAGTAAGTATATATttctaataattataaaaacactCGTACTTACATTTAATATCGCCATTAACAGCGTAAGACGTGAACTGTCTCCATTGCGTTGACTGCTCTGTCCAAAAAGCACTTGTGTCTTTTTGCATTGTCGAAGTCGATGGTTGTTGTGTTTATTGGTAGTTGGAGGTGGCGGTCATGAATACAATTAATATTCACATTGCATCGAGaagaataatattaataaaccagccatgagtttttttctttttttcatacattttagaTTCTATCAACTAAAagcagcaaaaaataatataagaattaaaatttatacttaaatttataaaacttcttttttctttattttatgactAAAAATGGGAGTTGAAAGTACGTGACAAATAAAATTCTGGCAACAAAATAGAAACCTTATTTAGCTTTTCCGAAATGCATTTTTACGTTATTTTGTTAAAGTGtctatattttatgaaatgtcACTAACCCAtttaatttggattttttattttcgtaaaGCGATTATTTGAAAGTTctttttattgactattttagTAGAATTTAATAGTGGCAACCTATTAAAAAACAGAGGAAAGATAGAAAAACCTTTCTACTCTATAACTCAACTTAAAGTAAGTATGTGTATAGAACGTGCAGAAATCTTGTATACTTTAacccccgtattcataaagatattaaacacttattttaggtttattacgcacatttttcatacaaaattccaACAATAA is part of the Lucilia cuprina isolate Lc7/37 chromosome 3, ASM2204524v1, whole genome shotgun sequence genome and harbors:
- the LOC111679257 gene encoding uncharacterized protein LOC111679257, with translation MFKFVLISCVLAAAIALPITQEEAEERAELERIQNESAQYSFNSHVEDKINDNMIAREETRDGTKVSGMYSYSDGFVMRTVYYEADENGYRVVKEDTQEIGDGPQYNPEGQADVEGSLIGKYSIKLDQDKEDPHYKDVRA